A genomic segment from Leptolyngbya boryana PCC 6306 encodes:
- a CDS encoding GIY-YIG nuclease family protein, with product MRLLEIPPFFRPSVALRNKNRLPAQPGVYYAIQWWNPFKPIYIGVSSNIQARWNSRRWGEHHKFAELSRRFGVRLHYRVTSSESQALRIEAIEIRRYRPELNRKLESLRKDPIRDVLDFCADSVLIGVAMTIVVVALWRLLL from the coding sequence ATGCGACTACTCGAAATCCCTCCATTTTTTCGCCCATCAGTCGCCCTTCGCAATAAGAACCGACTTCCCGCCCAGCCCGGAGTTTACTATGCAATTCAGTGGTGGAATCCCTTCAAGCCGATTTACATCGGCGTGAGTAGCAACATCCAAGCGCGGTGGAACTCGCGTCGATGGGGTGAACACCATAAATTTGCTGAGTTGAGTCGGCGTTTTGGAGTGAGGCTGCATTACCGCGTGACTTCTTCTGAATCCCAGGCACTACGAATCGAAGCGATTGAAATTCGGCGATACCGACCCGAACTGAATCGCAAGCTTGAATCACTGAGAAAAGATCCGATTCGAGACGTTCTCGACTTTTGCGCTGATTCTGTACTGATCGGAGTGGCTATGACGATCGTTGTTGTTGCGCTTTGGAGGTTGCTACTGTGA
- a CDS encoding helix-turn-helix domain-containing protein produces the protein MSILRIKHEKSYTVISNRAIRDKKLSFKARGLHHLLLSYPDDWKVNIKHLESESECDGKTAIASALKELEESGYISRERRKDPETKQFYWESIVREQPASIEDDEPQPENRVMEPEAITRFSVSGFSIDGKPDHIISTIPTSTEITNNSPLTPQGEREGEESLPTIDKTKLETNPETFASIPSPHQSARCETELVRDDQISAAPPKKSSNYISPTIRFHQRISGNLHPWQQPNGQPDPEFAEFVGRRFPPGDMPARSKGARHILNNEETEKGIKKNQLDWDDFLEMKNGDFTQGLNTANRKGLETYNHIGRAIASIASVNNSTELTAL, from the coding sequence ATGAGTATCTTGCGGATCAAGCACGAAAAATCTTACACGGTCATATCAAATCGGGCAATCAGAGACAAAAAACTAAGCTTTAAGGCTAGAGGATTGCATCACCTTTTACTGAGCTATCCAGACGACTGGAAGGTAAACATTAAGCATCTCGAAAGTGAATCAGAGTGTGACGGGAAAACCGCGATCGCGTCGGCACTGAAAGAACTGGAAGAATCAGGGTATATCTCACGAGAAAGAAGGAAAGATCCTGAAACAAAGCAGTTTTACTGGGAATCCATCGTCAGGGAGCAACCTGCGTCAATCGAAGATGATGAGCCACAACCCGAAAACCGGGTTATGGAGCCGGAAGCCATAACCCGGTTTTCCGTGTCCGGGTTTTCCATCGACGGAAAACCGGATCACATAATAAGTACTATTCCAACAAGTACTGAGATAACAAATAACTCCCCCCTAACCCCCCAAGGGGAAAGAGAGGGGGAAGAAAGTTTGCCAACGATCGACAAAACCAAACTTGAGACCAACCCCGAAACATTCGCTTCGATTCCAAGCCCACATCAGTCCGCTCGTTGTGAAACTGAATTAGTTCGGGATGACCAAATTTCCGCCGCGCCGCCAAAAAAATCATCGAATTACATTTCGCCGACGATTCGCTTTCACCAGCGCATTTCAGGAAATTTGCACCCTTGGCAGCAACCTAACGGGCAGCCTGACCCAGAGTTTGCTGAGTTTGTTGGAAGACGATTCCCCCCTGGTGATATGCCCGCTCGCTCGAAGGGTGCAAGGCACATCTTGAACAACGAGGAAACCGAGAAAGGAATCAAGAAGAATCAACTCGACTGGGATGATTTTCTTGAGATGAAGAACGGCGACTTCACCCAAGGATTGAACACTGCCAACCGAAAAGGCTTGGAGACTTACAACCACATCGGACGAGCGATTGCGTCCATTGCCTCTGTAAACAACTCAACCGAACTTACAGCGCTATGA
- a CDS encoding Abi-alpha family protein — protein MSDLVSAMIGVMGTLLVKGEVYKFLATVFGESAEKVSETIANEIRCFNMQRTAETLLKICESFNQAGIEAQSVPLKNLIPLLEGISIEENPTLQEWWANLLESAIAKGGIHPSYTSIMKDLDALDSRILDLMFLENKTLDQVKKHAKDGSLTALGKAIGVDRETLIERIQVDENSIEVSIGNLVRLNLCTEKHFSIDGELAPHPALDNRILLTSLGEAFIKEATRDP, from the coding sequence ATGAGTGATTTAGTCTCAGCAATGATAGGCGTAATGGGAACCCTTTTAGTAAAGGGTGAAGTATACAAATTTTTAGCAACTGTCTTCGGAGAGTCGGCAGAAAAAGTCTCTGAAACTATTGCCAATGAGATTAGATGTTTTAACATGCAAAGAACAGCAGAAACACTACTGAAAATCTGTGAAAGCTTCAATCAGGCCGGGATAGAAGCTCAATCAGTTCCACTCAAGAATTTAATTCCACTACTTGAAGGTATCTCTATAGAAGAAAACCCAACACTGCAAGAATGGTGGGCCAACTTACTAGAGTCAGCCATTGCAAAAGGTGGAATACATCCAAGCTATACATCAATTATGAAAGACCTAGATGCTTTAGATAGCAGGATCTTAGATCTGATGTTTTTGGAAAACAAAACGTTAGATCAGGTCAAGAAGCACGCGAAGGACGGTAGTCTTACAGCGTTAGGCAAAGCTATAGGCGTGGATCGCGAAACGCTTATTGAAAGAATTCAAGTCGATGAAAACTCGATAGAAGTCAGTATTGGTAACTTGGTTCGTCTCAACTTATGCACAGAAAAACACTTTTCAATAGATGGGGAGCTTGCCCCGCACCCCGCACTAGACAACAGAATTCTCTTGACTTCTTTAGGTGAAGCCTTCATCAAGGAAGCAACACGCGATCCGTAA
- a CDS encoding HAD-IIIA family hydrolase, which yields MKLLLIDLDGTIRYGTDNPKGFVNNPTQQAIFPDAAKQLQSYYDRGWQIIGISNQGGIEKGYVSLDAVLQGMRQTINLAPQIYDIYFCPSFTPPGTEVYRCGYRSDTGAWGSLRVNLQNYPVRCGYRKPEPGMLLMAIEDCVCRPSEVLYVGDRPEDEQAAAAANIPFMWAENWRAGTDDYRDISAETLYLRLEDDL from the coding sequence TTGAAACTACTACTCATCGACTTAGACGGCACAATTCGATATGGGACAGATAACCCCAAAGGGTTCGTGAATAACCCAACACAACAGGCGATTTTCCCAGATGCCGCAAAACAACTCCAGAGCTATTACGATCGCGGTTGGCAAATCATTGGAATCAGTAATCAGGGTGGAATCGAGAAAGGCTACGTCTCCCTGGATGCTGTACTTCAAGGAATGCGGCAGACGATCAACCTTGCACCACAAATTTACGACATCTATTTCTGCCCTAGCTTCACGCCTCCAGGGACTGAGGTTTATCGATGTGGCTATCGAAGCGATACGGGCGCTTGGGGTTCTCTTCGGGTGAATTTACAGAACTATCCGGTTCGCTGTGGTTATCGCAAGCCTGAGCCTGGAATGCTGTTGATGGCGATCGAGGATTGTGTCTGCCGTCCAAGTGAAGTTCTCTACGTAGGAGATCGTCCAGAAGATGAGCAAGCTGCCGCCGCCGCAAATATTCCATTCATGTGGGCAGAGAATTGGCGGGCAGGGACTGATGACTATCGCGATATCAGTGCAGAGACTTTGTATCTAAGGCTGGAGGATGATCTGTGA
- a CDS encoding helix-turn-helix domain-containing protein, with product MKNNEEITPAGLRTRAGLTQRQVAERLNKRVQTISDWERGTRRPQLTFSETILLMKLYQCSLEDLSIAFDRINPDEIN from the coding sequence ATGAAAAATAACGAAGAAATTACACCTGCGGGATTACGAACACGAGCGGGGCTAACCCAGCGGCAGGTTGCAGAACGTTTGAACAAGCGAGTTCAAACGATTTCAGACTGGGAGCGCGGCACTCGACGACCCCAGTTAACATTTAGTGAAACGATCCTATTGATGAAGCTCTATCAATGCTCTCTAGAAGATTTAAGTATTGCTTTTGACCGGATTAATCCTGACGAAATTAATTAG
- a CDS encoding helix-turn-helix domain-containing protein — protein MSGLTDQGKRAFGLTVKRCRENLNLTQAQFASLLSERTNIVTKEHHINLVESAKWTDKFGFNTLFALHNAKVLKHPDGEAYSFNDMMRLLQGETVSQEFLVTH, from the coding sequence ATGAGCGGATTGACTGATCAAGGTAAACGCGCCTTTGGACTCACGGTGAAGCGATGCCGTGAAAACCTGAATCTCACACAAGCGCAATTTGCTTCTCTACTGTCTGAGAGAACAAATATTGTGACGAAAGAGCATCATATTAATTTGGTCGAATCAGCTAAATGGACTGATAAATTCGGATTCAACACACTGTTCGCCCTGCATAACGCAAAGGTGTTAAAGCACCCAGACGGCGAAGCCTATTCATTCAACGACATGATGAGACTGCTCCAAGGTGAGACCGTCTCGCAGGAATTTCTCGTCACTCACTAA
- a CDS encoding helix-turn-helix domain-containing protein, with protein MNPTEINPLDLPFVPLEQRSQLPETPCIYFAIDGEDAVQYIGRASNLRHRWQQHHRFDQLNQSSGSRIAYLSVSDSSLLPEVEKALIGHFSPPLNGASIESKGFTTVYKTVEIEVPELGKRIRAARKADGRAVTQIAAAAGMSVQNWYRIEDERQSLSVETLRLIEKVLNTDFGVEFSAN; from the coding sequence ATGAATCCCACAGAAATCAACCCTCTTGATTTACCTTTCGTTCCACTAGAGCAGCGATCGCAGTTGCCGGAAACACCGTGCATCTACTTCGCGATCGACGGTGAAGATGCAGTGCAGTACATCGGGCGAGCGTCAAACCTTCGCCACAGGTGGCAGCAGCATCACCGATTTGACCAGCTAAATCAGTCTTCGGGTTCGAGAATCGCATACCTGTCTGTTAGCGACTCCTCATTACTGCCTGAAGTTGAAAAAGCTCTGATAGGACATTTCAGCCCACCACTAAACGGAGCATCTATCGAATCCAAGGGCTTTACCACTGTTTACAAAACAGTCGAGATTGAAGTCCCTGAACTTGGAAAAAGAATTAGGGCGGCCAGGAAAGCAGATGGTAGAGCGGTTACGCAGATTGCCGCTGCCGCTGGCATGTCTGTTCAGAACTGGTATCGCATTGAGGATGAGCGACAATCTCTGTCTGTTGAAACATTGAGATTGATTGAAAAAGTTTTAAACACAGACTTCGGCGTTGAATTTTCCGCCAACTAG
- a CDS encoding IS1 family transposase (programmed frameshift), with product MVLEPVQCPDCQSVDVVKHGRSAAGKQRYCCRNLECSRRSFILNFSYRGRLPEVKAQISDMAINGSGIRDTARVLKISPTTVIETPEKKSSQLEQVNISLLEQHQPDNTAVMVVRVEAAEMDEMWSFVESKQHQRWLWHAIDHQTGKVLAYVLATHEDSALKQLQQLLAPFSIQRFYTDSWGAYLRLLDEQHHTVGKANTQRIERKHLTLRTRIKRLARKTICFSKTEKMHDTVIGLFINRHEFGRAV from the exons ATGGTCCTAGAACCTGTTCAATGTCCCGATTGCCAGAGTGTGGATGTCGTTAAGCATGGTCGCAGTGCTGCTGGAAAACAACGGTATTGTTGCCGTAACTTAGAGTGTTCGAGACGATCATTTATCTTGAACTTTAGCTATCGAGGACGACTGCCTGAAGTCAAAGCGCAAATCAGCGACATGGCAATCAACGGCAGTGGTATTCGTGATACCGCCAGAGTGTTGAAGATTAGCCCAACGACTGTGATTGAAACGC CTGAAAAAAAGTCAAGTCAACTTGAACAAGTAAACATAAGTCTGCTCGAACAGCACCAACCGGATAACACGGCAGTCATGGTCGTCAGAGTCGAGGCGGCGGAGATGGACGAGATGTGGAGTTTTGTCGAGTCAAAGCAGCATCAACGATGGTTGTGGCACGCGATTGACCATCAAACTGGAAAAGTCCTTGCCTATGTGCTAGCCACCCATGAAGACTCAGCTCTTAAGCAACTTCAGCAACTGTTAGCTCCTTTTTCGATTCAACGGTTTTACACCGATAGTTGGGGAGCTTACTTGCGATTGCTAGATGAGCAGCACCATACGGTTGGCAAAGCCAACACACAGCGCATTGAGCGGAAACATCTAACTTTGAGAACTCGGATCAAGCGGCTTGCCAGAAAGACGATCTGTTTTTCCAAGACTGAGAAGATGCATGATACTGTGATTGGATTATTCATCAATCGTCATGAGTTCGGGCGAGCAGTATAA
- a CDS encoding helix-turn-helix domain-containing protein → MVSTLMTPPVPPKFTKRDDRPAVRQSKNKVYCRLQEYLDAQEITRSALSEQTGLTPAAIRGLCDNTTKRFDADTLVVICDFFGIEVGDLLIKVPRE, encoded by the coding sequence ATGGTTTCGACGCTAATGACTCCTCCTGTTCCTCCCAAATTCACCAAAAGAGACGATAGACCAGCCGTGCGCCAGTCAAAGAACAAGGTTTATTGCCGTCTCCAAGAGTATTTGGATGCTCAGGAGATAACACGCTCTGCCCTGTCAGAGCAGACAGGTTTAACACCCGCGGCAATTCGCGGACTATGCGATAACACTACAAAACGTTTTGACGCGGACACGCTTGTTGTGATCTGCGACTTTTTCGGTATCGAAGTAGGGGATCTTCTCATCAAAGTTCCGAGAGAGTAA
- a CDS encoding M23 family metallopeptidase, with protein MLPLFLDIPAIVAQASELQYPLAKRAIVSSPYGPRTHPIDGGRRFHRGTDFAAPQGSTILAAHDGIVKIAQSYGTFGNTVIVESEDFQTLYAHAHRILVVKGQEVRAGDAIAEVGSTGFSTGPHLHIEVRRRMGDAWTLVNPCTLIKC; from the coding sequence ATGCTCCCGTTGTTCCTGGATATTCCGGCGATCGTTGCTCAAGCTTCCGAATTGCAATACCCGTTAGCGAAACGCGCGATCGTATCTTCCCCATACGGACCACGCACTCACCCAATCGACGGCGGCAGGCGCTTTCATCGCGGAACTGATTTCGCGGCTCCACAAGGCAGTACGATTCTCGCAGCTCATGACGGGATTGTTAAAATCGCGCAGAGCTATGGCACTTTTGGAAACACGGTAATTGTCGAAAGCGAAGACTTCCAAACACTATACGCTCACGCTCATCGAATTCTTGTAGTCAAAGGTCAAGAAGTTCGAGCGGGAGATGCGATCGCGGAAGTGGGCAGCACTGGTTTTTCGACTGGGCCACATTTGCACATAGAAGTCAGACGAAGAATGGGTGATGCCTGGACCTTAGTGAACCCATGCACCTTAATCAAGTGCTAG
- a CDS encoding IS200/IS605 family accessory protein TnpB-related protein gives MMAQRTVTVTTELPVELWQFAIDVSKLVEPARVEYLNRKLAGDDENSIVRELQPKYGINKRQVNAIRSEVRGAISCAKESRKLHINTLELQIKSTKGWLKTAAKSLAKLPDAVGLQHGQHLRVQKRFAIHHKKRRLHLLEKKLEHLKSKPLRVSLGNKGTQYLTIGTTKESFGNHIAQYDGGTIKFRVPYALEAKYGKAISSPLRFEHEQGRRWINDAIQANRALSYHIYCKGFRWFIACWISVPEPPSQSLPRQYGCIGIDINPGVIGWAYVDSDGNLKRHGQFKLNLHSRRRGQIEAVLHDVTRRIVTIAKSLSCPVVIEALDFTAKRSQLRERGRKYARMLSGFAYSKFAKFLDQKCQLAGIELISVKPAYSSTIGLVKFMRQYGLSSDTAAAIVLARRAMRLSERIPDHNAYPSVKAGKHVWSAWNALNNTLKSLPRHQHFTRPNRSLEATPVCGSQDGLAGKRNRTSRRGETPQRNRKAAVSDTCLDVHGFIQLRIGFN, from the coding sequence ATGATGGCTCAAAGAACTGTCACAGTTACAACTGAATTACCTGTAGAACTGTGGCAGTTCGCGATCGACGTTTCTAAGCTAGTCGAACCAGCCAGAGTCGAGTATCTCAATCGGAAGCTAGCTGGTGACGACGAAAACAGTATTGTTCGAGAGCTACAACCAAAGTACGGAATTAACAAGCGCCAGGTAAACGCGATTCGCTCCGAGGTCAGAGGCGCGATTTCATGCGCAAAAGAAAGTCGGAAACTCCACATCAACACACTGGAGCTGCAAATTAAGTCTACAAAAGGGTGGCTAAAAACCGCGGCGAAATCACTTGCAAAACTGCCCGATGCTGTTGGGTTGCAGCATGGTCAACATCTTAGAGTTCAGAAGCGCTTCGCGATTCACCACAAGAAACGCCGGCTCCATCTGCTAGAGAAAAAGCTAGAACATTTGAAAAGCAAGCCGCTGCGTGTGTCGCTAGGTAACAAGGGTACGCAGTACCTTACGATTGGTACAACCAAGGAAAGCTTTGGTAATCATATTGCCCAGTACGACGGCGGCACAATCAAGTTTCGGGTTCCCTATGCGTTAGAAGCTAAGTACGGCAAAGCGATCTCATCCCCACTTAGATTTGAGCATGAACAAGGTCGGCGGTGGATTAATGATGCCATTCAAGCAAATCGCGCCCTGTCTTACCATATTTACTGTAAGGGCTTTCGTTGGTTCATCGCCTGTTGGATCAGTGTCCCAGAGCCACCCAGCCAATCACTTCCTCGGCAGTACGGCTGCATTGGAATTGATATCAATCCGGGCGTGATTGGTTGGGCTTACGTTGACTCGGATGGCAATCTCAAGCGCCACGGACAATTTAAGTTGAATCTACACAGCCGCAGGCGTGGTCAAATTGAGGCGGTACTTCATGACGTTACAAGGCGAATCGTGACAATCGCAAAATCACTCTCATGCCCCGTTGTCATCGAGGCCCTCGACTTTACTGCAAAGAGGTCACAGCTAAGAGAGCGAGGTAGGAAGTACGCTCGAATGCTTTCGGGGTTTGCCTACAGCAAGTTTGCTAAATTTCTTGATCAGAAGTGTCAACTAGCAGGTATTGAGTTAATCAGTGTAAAGCCCGCCTATAGCTCGACTATTGGACTCGTCAAGTTCATGCGGCAGTATGGGCTAAGCTCCGATACCGCCGCGGCCATCGTTCTAGCGCGTAGAGCGATGCGATTATCAGAGCGTATTCCTGACCACAACGCCTATCCGTCCGTGAAGGCTGGAAAGCACGTATGGTCCGCATGGAACGCGCTAAATAACACGCTGAAGTCTCTTCCAAGGCATCAGCACTTTACGCGACCTAACAGGTCACTAGAGGCCACGCCAGTTTGTGGGTCGCAAGACGGGCTTGCTGGCAAGCGAAATCGCACTTCTAGACGCGGTGAAACTCCGCAGCGGAATCGTAAAGCTGCCGTTAGCGATACGTGCCTAGACGTACACGGTTTTATCCAGCTACGTATAGGCTTTAATTAA
- a CDS encoding DUF2688 domain-containing protein, which yields MVRRRKKIEVIHTPCKRCGCDLVTTSRSIHGADVLKAELGSICERCITPEERERILHGIANQILS from the coding sequence ATGGTAAGACGCAGAAAAAAGATTGAAGTCATCCACACTCCCTGTAAGCGTTGCGGATGCGATCTAGTAACGACTAGCAGATCAATCCATGGAGCAGACGTGCTGAAAGCCGAACTCGGCTCAATCTGTGAGCGGTGCATCACCCCAGAAGAACGTGAGCGCATTCTTCACGGGATTGCAAATCAAATTCTCAGCTAA
- a CDS encoding helix-turn-helix transcriptional regulator, with product MEVQTNNAAIALRQKANLSQRQVAEAIQVEESTLKQWEEGSEVPRLEPWQTLKLTQLYQCTIEDLDRAFRTG from the coding sequence GTGGAAGTTCAAACAAATAACGCGGCGATCGCACTACGCCAAAAAGCCAACCTGTCGCAGCGGCAGGTAGCGGAAGCGATCCAAGTTGAAGAATCAACATTAAAGCAGTGGGAAGAGGGATCGGAAGTGCCAAGGTTGGAGCCTTGGCAGACGTTGAAACTCACTCAACTTTATCAGTGCACAATTGAAGATCTCGATCGCGCATTTCGGACAGGCTGA
- a CDS encoding sensor histidine kinase, with the protein MSSRQLKSVRLSNDGTRLPQKLGVLKWFYNRPIRQKQLIGLFALQALSIGGLVGIGAYLIVTGGQKQLVQQATSELAVTAIQYDIKINQMGFGFRGQSDNPAIIAAAKSYSEGQPLDPALQQQVKQILQNEIKAREIEYATLVGRDLKIIVNAGVDRAGQIFNPNNLVSQALKQPQQIKTSEIVSRAELTQEAPPLLSEIKAENALIRYTATPVRDRQTNTVVGVLISGDVVNGKRPIVQRTLETLNGGYSGVYLRLPSGQFNLVAALEAASDPAPSALATQPLNPVVMDERLLQAAIAAQGKIVTGRDRMGTQTYTIAAKALLNFAGEPVAVLVRGTPEDALNALLKNSLSVQLIVSLLILIGGSGLAILLSCAVVEPIRRLQQTAQILGSGNLHIRAEVFATDEVGQLATTFNQMADNLLKNLDLEAQTEEQKRLNAQLQAEIAERQRSQTALQQSETQLKEKNQLLEQTLQKLQHSQTQMAQSEKMSSLGQLVAGVAHEINNPVNFIYGNLFHVQEYTQDLLNFVQLYQQHYPNPVPEIQAEAEQIDLEFLYTDLPKLVSSMRMGTDRIRQIVLSLRNFSRIDEADCKAVDLHEGIDSTLMILQHRLKARPERPEIELIKDYSTLPVVECYAGQLNQVFMNILVNAIDALDEFNAGRTFAEIQANPSQITIRTSVIDSKWVQIAISDNGTGIPEAIQCRIFDPFFTTKPIGKGTGMGMSISYQIITEKHGGKLTCFSTLGKGTEFVIQIPIHQPEQ; encoded by the coding sequence GTGAGTTCTCGTCAACTTAAATCGGTTCGGTTAAGCAATGATGGGACAAGACTTCCACAGAAGCTAGGCGTTCTCAAGTGGTTTTATAATCGCCCCATTCGGCAAAAGCAACTGATTGGATTGTTTGCCCTACAAGCACTGTCCATCGGTGGTCTAGTGGGGATTGGGGCTTACTTGATTGTCACCGGAGGACAGAAACAACTGGTTCAGCAGGCAACATCCGAGTTAGCGGTCACTGCCATTCAGTACGATATCAAAATCAACCAAATGGGCTTTGGATTTCGGGGGCAGTCAGATAATCCAGCAATCATCGCAGCCGCAAAATCATATAGCGAGGGACAACCTTTAGATCCAGCATTACAGCAGCAAGTTAAGCAAATTCTGCAAAATGAAATCAAAGCGAGAGAGATTGAGTATGCCACGCTTGTAGGACGGGATTTGAAAATTATCGTTAATGCAGGTGTCGATCGCGCTGGTCAAATCTTCAATCCCAACAATCTCGTCAGTCAAGCGCTGAAACAGCCTCAGCAAATTAAGACGAGCGAAATCGTTAGCCGTGCAGAGTTAACGCAAGAGGCTCCACCGCTTCTTTCTGAAATCAAGGCTGAAAATGCGCTGATTCGTTACACGGCGACTCCCGTGCGCGATCGTCAAACCAACACGGTCGTAGGCGTATTGATTTCTGGAGATGTGGTCAATGGAAAACGCCCGATCGTACAACGGACGTTAGAAACGCTGAACGGCGGCTACAGTGGAGTTTATCTGCGGTTGCCTTCGGGACAATTTAACTTGGTCGCTGCACTGGAAGCCGCTAGCGATCCCGCCCCTTCAGCATTGGCAACTCAGCCGCTCAATCCTGTTGTGATGGATGAGCGTTTGCTACAAGCGGCAATTGCGGCTCAAGGCAAGATTGTGACCGGGCGCGATCGCATGGGCACTCAGACCTATACGATCGCCGCGAAAGCGCTCCTCAACTTTGCTGGAGAGCCAGTCGCCGTGCTGGTTCGAGGAACGCCAGAGGATGCCCTTAATGCTTTGCTCAAAAATAGTCTGTCCGTTCAACTCATCGTCTCTCTGCTGATTCTGATCGGCGGGTCGGGATTAGCGATCTTGCTCAGTTGTGCGGTCGTTGAACCGATCCGACGCTTGCAGCAAACCGCGCAAATACTTGGTTCTGGGAACTTGCACATCCGAGCTGAAGTCTTCGCAACGGATGAAGTTGGACAACTTGCCACGACCTTTAATCAAATGGCAGATAACCTGCTGAAGAATTTAGACCTGGAAGCGCAAACCGAGGAACAAAAGCGTCTCAATGCTCAACTTCAAGCAGAAATTGCAGAACGGCAGCGATCGCAAACGGCACTGCAACAGTCTGAAACGCAGTTAAAAGAAAAAAACCAGTTACTAGAACAGACCCTCCAGAAACTGCAACACTCTCAGACCCAAATGGCTCAGAGCGAAAAGATGTCAAGCTTGGGGCAACTCGTCGCTGGGGTTGCCCATGAAATAAACAATCCAGTCAACTTCATCTACGGGAACCTCTTCCATGTGCAGGAGTACACCCAGGATTTGTTAAACTTTGTCCAACTCTATCAACAGCATTACCCTAATCCTGTTCCCGAAATTCAGGCGGAGGCTGAGCAGATCGATTTAGAATTTTTGTACACTGATCTTCCCAAGCTCGTGTCTTCGATGAGAATGGGTACTGATCGCATTCGCCAGATTGTTTTGTCCCTGCGAAACTTCTCACGGATAGACGAAGCCGATTGTAAAGCGGTCGATTTGCATGAGGGAATCGATAGCACATTGATGATTTTGCAACATCGGCTCAAAGCTCGTCCAGAACGCCCGGAGATCGAATTAATCAAAGACTACAGCACCTTACCCGTGGTCGAGTGCTATGCCGGACAACTCAATCAGGTGTTTATGAACATTCTCGTAAACGCGATCGATGCTTTGGATGAATTCAATGCTGGACGAACGTTTGCAGAAATCCAGGCAAATCCTAGCCAAATTACGATTCGGACTTCTGTAATTGATAGTAAATGGGTGCAGATTGCGATCTCAGACAATGGCACAGGCATTCCTGAAGCGATTCAGTGCCGAATTTTTGATCCGTTTTTCACCACCAAGCCGATCGGGAAAGGAACGGGCATGGGGATGTCGATCAGCTATCAAATCATCACAGAGAAACATGGTGGCAAACTGACGTGTTTCTCGACGTTGGGCAAGGGTACTGAATTTGTGATTCAGATCCCAATACATCAGCCAGAGCAATAG
- a CDS encoding nucleotidyl cyclase domain-containing protein — translation MSTIAELQEQVATLKQTLEKYRVCPVYNVLTRPALEEAWSEQKKIPGLAIGFLDIDDLKRMNDELGQHESSRRIAEAFAMARESEVIGRFYSGDEVAILAPASEILKPCERILSALKERGLSATIVIVPYKGEESLADATKEANDLNQACKGVRKGKIYNFLSQIV, via the coding sequence ATGAGCACGATCGCTGAACTTCAAGAACAAGTCGCTACACTCAAACAGACCTTAGAAAAGTATCGCGTCTGCCCTGTATACAATGTTTTGACTCGCCCCGCGCTCGAAGAAGCGTGGTCAGAGCAGAAAAAGATCCCTGGACTCGCGATAGGATTTCTCGACATCGATGATCTCAAGCGTATGAACGATGAGCTAGGTCAACACGAGTCGAGCCGTAGAATCGCAGAAGCCTTCGCAATGGCAAGAGAGAGCGAGGTTATTGGCAGGTTCTATAGCGGTGATGAAGTCGCGATTTTGGCTCCAGCTTCTGAAATTCTTAAGCCATGCGAACGCATTCTTTCTGCACTGAAGGAACGAGGGCTATCGGCAACTATCGTGATCGTCCCCTACAAAGGGGAAGAGTCTTTAGCGGACGCGACCAAAGAAGCGAACGACCTGAATCAAGCCTGCAAGGGAGTTCGCAAGGGCAAGATCTACAATTTCTTGTCTCAGATTGTTTAG